The following proteins come from a genomic window of Larimichthys crocea isolate SSNF chromosome XV, L_crocea_2.0, whole genome shotgun sequence:
- the wnt1 gene encoding protein Wnt-1 has product MRSLALLLGVKAACILLVSSLSGTGAVNNSGRWWGIVNVASSSNLLTNSKNVQLVLDPSLALLSRRQRRLIRQNPGILHAIAAGLHTAIKECKWQFRNRRWNCPTTHSPAIFGKIVNRGCRETAFVFAITSAGVTHAVARSCSEGAIESCTCDYRRRGPGGPDWHWGGCSDNVDFGRMFSREFVDSSERGRDLRYLTNLHNNEAGRMTVSSEMRQECKCHGMSGSCTVRTCWMRLPSFRTVGDFLKDRFDGASRVVYANKGSNRASHRADPRHLEPENPAHKPPSAMDLVYFEKSPNFCSYNGKTGTLGTSGRTCNSSSPGLDGCELLCCGRGFKTRTESVTERCHCTFHWCCHVSCLNCTSTRTLHQCL; this is encoded by the exons GGGTATTGTCAATGTGGCCTCCTCGTCCAATCTTCTCACCAATTCCAAGAACGTGCAGTTGGTCCTGGATCCAAGCCTGGCCCTACTGAGTCGTCGCCAGCGCCGGCTGATTCGGCAGAATCCTGGCATCTTGCATGCCATCGCTGCTGGGCTGCACACTGCCATAAAGGAGTGCAAGTGGCAGTTCCGCAACCGCCGCTGGAACTGCCCGACCACCCACAGCCCAGCAATTTTTGGCAAAATTGTCAATCGTG GTTGCCGAGAGACGGCATTTGTATTTGCCATTACCAGCGCAGGGGTAACCCATGCTGTGGCTCGCTCCTGCTCAGAAGGGGCCATTGAGTCGTGCACATGTGATTACCGCCGCAGAGGTCCTGGAGGGCCAGACTGGCACTGGGGGGGCTGCAGTGACAATGTGGACTTTGGCCGGATGTTCAGCCGCGAGTTTGTCGACTCcagtgagagaggcagagatctGCGCTACCTCACCAACTTACACAACAATGAGGCTGGCAGAATG actgTGTCATCAGAGATGCGACAGGAGTGCAAGTGCCACGGCATGTCAGGCTCCTGCACCGTGCGCACCTGTTGGATGCGCCTGCCCAGCTTCCGCACTGTGGGAGACTTCCTTAAGGACCGGTTTGATGGCGCATCCAGAGTTGTATATGCCAACAAGGGAAGCAACCGTGCCTCTCATCGAGCTGATCCTCGGCATTTGGAGCCTGAGAATCCAGCTCACAAACCCCCCTCTGCCATGGACCTGGTCTATTTTGAGAAATCACCAAACTTCTGCTCATACAATGGTAAAACTGGCACTTTGGGAACTTCTGGGAGAACATGCAACAGCTCTTCTCCAGGTCTGGACGGATGTGAACTGCTGTGCTGTGGACGTGGGTTTAAGACCCGGACTGAGAGTGTGACTGAACGTTGCCACTGCACCTTCCACTGGTGCTGTCATGTCAGCTGCTTGAATTGCACCAGTACACGAACGTTACACCAGTGTCTATGA